In the genome of Mangifera indica cultivar Alphonso chromosome 9, CATAS_Mindica_2.1, whole genome shotgun sequence, the window AGCTTGTCTTAGACTCATTCGAGTTAAGttcgaactcaaacttgaatagACTCAGTTCGAGTCCAACCTTATTTAGAAgggaattatttatttttcaaaccttaggttggggtaggggggaaatgatagattttaaacctagagaaaaaaatatgataaagtttttatgtttttaaattttttattaaataacagttttatttctaattttaattaaaattttttataaaaattgactCATAATTAAGTTTTTGGAAATTAACGCATAAAACTAGGAATTTAGATCAACCCCGGGTGGGGCAAAGTATTTTTGCCTcttgaaaatcaatatatacGTATATGGTAGACTGTCAACTCAAGCACACAGATTTGTCCGCGAAAAATCCAGAGAGATGGCCCAGATGTCCTGAGCCTTGCCATGTAATAGGTTGACACGACCTACAAGGCCCATCCTCACAAGCCTTCGTCTAATTCACTTTAGACTTTAAGCTAGAAAACAGGTAACTGTGCATTCAGGAGTTTTGTCCAAGCCTTTTGTTTTGTTCGTAACTCTCGCCAAACGGTTCTATTCAATAATTTCTATTTAGCAAACACCTCTCTATGTTGAGCAAGCATCTAAATATCTGCCCTCATTCGTAAAGGCAGTCCATCTTGCAAATAAGACATACCACTAggcaaaatttttgaaatgataaactttatttccttttcttccAACGACTTTGATTTCACAACATTTAAGAAGTTGATCACTAATACAACAAAAGCGAAATTGAGTGTCAAAATAAATACTCAGTATGACCTCCCAAAATCACTCTGTAAATATGAATTTGGCTCCTATAGATTTGATAGGATAAGACTAGCAGCAACACCACAAGCTTGTGCTAAGTCAACATCAAACTGAGAAATAGGCCCAAACACCAACATGGACAACGTTCATGAAAACCTGGAAGTGAAATCAAAGAATGAGAAAGAGTATTATGAAGTTTGGAGAATTCCTGAAGGCCCAAAATTAAAGGGAGTACCAATTGATTAACTGTTAAGATTTTAAGTATAAGATATAAGATTTAAATCctatattagaatatttaaacttataacgtgaagtttatataatttaaaatttttcaatttcattagtTAGTTTTTCAGGTATACTATGTTAGATTCATATCATTAACGGGCAAAAATAAAGCTTTCAAAGCATCAGTGACAGCTACATTTGCTTTGCCCTCTTAGTTGACTCTTCGGAAGGTTCCAAAACTTCAATCTTCTCCTCACTCATCTTCCTGAGcctatatttcaaaatttcccCTTTCCTCCCCGAACTAAGCATCCTAGCTCTCTCCTCAGAATCCACAACAATTATATCATCACCAGCCATCGAAGCCCCTTTAGACCTTCTATCTCAACTGGCATTGCTGGTCTTGCTTCTTCTGCCATTTCCCTATCATATCCACACTAGCTCCTATATAGATTCTGtaaatctcattttccctcctCTGTACAACTTAATATAGATTTACTTTTCGAATATATTATGCCACCTTTTATTCATAATAGAGTTTATTGATGTCCCGAAATGACAAGActaatttgacaaaatagagATAATCAGATTCCACTTTTTCTTGACCAGTGAAAGTGTGAAAGACTGCAACTCCACACCTTCACCTTCAGAGTTCTGACATCGGGCATCTACTTTTTCTAATTCTAGTGCTGGACCCATGACACCTCGTTTGGTCACAGGGATTTCAACAATCAATCATCACCGGTAAGGAAGATTGAACCAAATGTCATTTCAATGCTAAAACTCATGGTGTCAAATCATGTCTACATTATATATGCCAAGAATTTTACTGTAAATTTTCTGCAAAATTTGATAGGGGAGGTGTTAAGTTGGTATCAAAAACACTCTCTAAAAGCTCAAAAGATAGCTTGACTGGTAAATGAGTGACATTTCAAATATATGCCACACGTACCCTGCTGATCACATGTGGGATGCAACTGAAGAAAGGGGATTTAAATAATTTAGCGTTAACTTTAACAAAAGTATGGATTGTTTTTGCATAGGTGTCTGTGAGTTTATGTTAAAGGTAAAAGTCATGTGAAGATGGCAACAGCTATGGCATGTCCAAAAGGTTGACTAGATGAGACTCTCAACCACTGTTACCATGACTACTATGGCACACAGTAAATAAAGCTTGAGCTTCTCATCAAAATTCATTACACTTGTCATTCAACCATGGATTTCAAATATGCTAGTCCATAAGACACTCTAATTACCTTGTTGACAGTAAATAAAGCTGTAGCTTCTCATCAAAATTTATTAGTCTTGTCATTCAACCATGGATTTCAAATATGTTGGTCCACAAAACACTCTAATTACCTTGTTTGGAAGCCCTTCATGTGACTAattaattttgccttttttttttttttggcatgtATTTATATCCACCTTCTCCTTCTTACACCATCCCCAACTTCCAACACTTTCtgatctctctttttctttctctttctttgtgtTTGATTTATTGTGATAATATGAAGCAAAACTTTTGTTTTACTGCTCTTATATTCCtgatcctttttcttttctcctcaAACACATCTGCCCTTTTCATAGTTAGGAAACAAGGTACCCATAGTgctattcttcttcttcttcttcttcttctttttttttttcaatgtttatcTTCAGTAACTAAAacttattctctctttttcaggaCTAGAGGGGGTAAGGGTGAAGGAAATTGCTAGTGAAGTTTCCACTGAACAGATGGAGGTCAGTAAGCTCATGCATCTatgctttgtttttttattttttagccaATTTCAATACAATATCTACTACATGATctgagaaaaagatgaaaaaaaactcattttgcTTTATTGGGTAATACATCCAGAATCTAATGGGCATCGAAACATGTGAGAATGGAGATGAAGAATGTTTGAAGGGAAGGCTAATTTCAGAGGCTCACTTGGACTACATTTACACCCAGAAGCTCAAGCCTTGAGACTTCCACTTTCTTCAAGTTCCAAGCCTTCTTACTTATTCTACATGGACTTATTAGTTTTCCTAAATatcatatttcttttctctAAATATTCTTCTCAACCCACAATTTATTTTGGCTTCCTTTTCTCCTGTGATATATTGATTCACGCACCTATATATCACTGTTTCTATGCATAAATTCTCCTTCTCCTGTGATATATCTTTTGTGTGTGTGATAGAATTCCAAGTACAAAGTACAAGTCTgatctcatattaaaaaatataaatttttaatattaaatttatatataattttagacCCTGTAATTTTAACAGTAAATTTTGAGGTATGATTCACCTCGTGTTTAAATCATGTGTCATGTGTTTGCATTAAGTGTCGAAAATTATAGAAGTAGTACTAAATTATCAGAGGGTTCTGCAGAAAGTTATCAAATGTTGGTAGGTGATGAAATTAGGGTTACAAATTAAAGCATATTAATAGACTGTTGGAAGTTCTATATTTTCAGGCTCACAATGAATTTATTGACTGATTTCAGCTGCttgcatttaatatttttcaccaGTTAGTGAGATTTTCAAACTCAACAATTTGGGATTTTATGACTTCATTATATCAGCCTGTTAACTTCAGTGCTCTCCCAGGGCATTAGAGCAGATGAATTAAATTCTCTAGACTGTCTAACGCATCACAAATATCTTTAGTCAGCCACGTTCAAGCAATTAAAGCTCATAAAGTACAATTACTTATCTGAGTTCTCCTGTTTGGCTTCTAAGAAAACGAAAACAAGGAAAACAAAtcttaattttctcattttataaatttgtttgcTCAATCGAAAACCTGAAACTAAACAGTTTTCATGGCCATTTAGGAGGAATCAAAATTCATACTCATAAACCAAAGAACAAACGAATCACAGTGATCCGAATTCCATGCCATATTCTTCCATTTTTACAGCAATGAAGATGCAAAAATTCTCCACAAAATTTGAACATATCATGCCACCTTTGGTGCTGTGAAATTATTTGAAGCATTTAAAGAGAATTCTCATAGGGTTGACACTCAGTGGTAAATGACAAATGACTTACATGTAAGGATTGGGTTGATGGGTCCATTTCATTAAATCTTGTTGTTCCATACATGAATATGAGGCAAATTTCTCCTCAACTCATTGAAACAGAATTAGATTACAGAGAGATTCTGTAAATTTCAGTTTCCCCCCTGCGGACAACTTATCTTAATATTGATTTACTTATCGAACATATTATGCCAGCTTTTATTCAATCAAACTCCCACCCCCAATCATAATCTTCACATGTGAACcaagaaggaagaaaagcagCCTAGGGCTAGACTGGCCCCGGTACATATTCAGAAAAAAGGCAAACTAAAGAGAAAAGCTTTTCCATGTATAGTACATATCAACAGTCACTGTAATCTGAACGCATTAGAAAGTAGATATAATTGTTCTCTGGCCAAGTATGTTCATCGGGCTTCACGGGTACCTTACCACTCAAATTATTCATTAACCAAGCAATATGTCTTAAAACAGAATAAGAGTGAATTGTTGTTCCCCAAGGACAAGACTAATTAGACGAACTAGAGATAATCAGATTCCACTTTTTCTTGATCAGTGAAAGACTGCAACTCTCCACCTTCAGCTTCGGAGTTCTGACACTGGGCATCTACTTTTTCTAGTGCTGGTGCTGGACCCATGACACCTCATCTAGTCACTGGAATTTCAACAATCAATCATCACAGTAAGGAAGATTGAGATCAAATGTCAGTTCAATGCATTTTGTACATAGTGAGATAAAATCATCCATGAAAAGCATAATTGTGGTTGCtgttaaaataaagataaggaatgaattgattgaaaagatATTGGCGTTGAAAACAACTACAAACATTGAAGGAGGCAAGGTTTACAATCTTTCCTTACTTGTTTCTAATTGTACATTGATAATTGATTCTTGCCACACATCATAGACATTTGGTTCTAAATAGGTTTAGCTCTTAAACCATCATTAGAATAAAAGTCTCCACCagtgattaaattaattattttattaattcataatttaattcatctgattaattaattattaaattataataatttttttaaaaataatattataataaccgAATGATTTCGCACCtcaataagaaaaatcaaaataaagtgTTTTAGctacttaaaaatttgtaaaaaaaaaattaattgagatATCTAAATCTATTATGATTAgaacatatcttttttaaagagtaataattatttatctgaTCTCGATGAaacaattagataaaaaaatatctctatCTTATAATAtaggataaaatatataagacattttaataacaataaaactatgtatatttattttttgtatacaatttatgtacacaatttatatacacaaatgaggtatcatcatatgattggatatttctttatcatatggtggtacatgttttaaaatcatctaattatatgatgacacatcactatgtacatgaattatgtataaaaaatgagtacacataacattactcttttaataaatataagatttttttttataaatattctaatGTAACTTGTAAcatgatattttaaaactttaaaaattgaCTCATTGTGTTACGAAAAGTTAAcactaaagtttttttatacTTCATGAAACATTTATTTCAaccaattttttctttgttttcattttatttttatccttatgtttttttttttacaaacctttaaaattaatataatctaataaaaaataattaaattattaaaaaaaagtcaaattttgatcgaattcaattttatcaattttaactGATTCATTGGTTTTGATCGAATTTAATCGGATCAAAAtctaaaccaattttttaagTGAATCGAATTAGAATTAAAACTAATTCTTAATTGAACTGATCAGTCTagtccaattttaaaaaacaatggATAACACAACCCCATTGATTGGGGAAGAATCCTTACCTCtgtatgtataatttgtttCATCTCTAGACTATAATTTTTTGCCAGATTCCCAAACAATCACGATTTTATCTTGTGTAATAATTCTCTAGCCAAAATTTTGTGTATTCGGGGGTTatccaaagaaaacaaatgattAGGTGTGATATTAGGCGATGGAACTTGTATTGCTTGGACTTTATGTTAAAAAGTTTCAACAAACTTTGATAGCAAATGGCTTTTAGGTGGAGAAGAAATACGAACTTTTGTGTATTTCAAGTTTAACTAATTGGAAAAGAGTGGTGAATTTTTGAAAACGTCTCTCTTTCTTGGGCATTAGTATTTTGAAGGTAAATAAACGAAGTAGATAACGAGAAAATAACTCAAACCTCGAGGTTGAAAATGTCAAGTAGAATTCTAttttggtaaaaatttcatcaatttgGTGAAAATCAACACTGTCATCAACCGGCAACAGGAAATGTTTCCCTCAACAACGGTGGTTGTTTTTCTTATCGGAGTTGATATTGCGGGTGTTGTTTGACGAAGACAGTGTTTGAACAGGGGATCAAGTTCCTCTTGAGTGTCACTCTTGTCACTTACAAAATAATGCTAGGATTTTGTGCCAAATTATCTTTCAGTATTTTACTCGGGCTAGGACTCTTAGTGGGCCCTTTATTACGATTTGGCCCATCAGCCTCTTTTCAACTTCCATTTAGGCCCACGGCAAAATAAAGAGAAACTTGAGAACGGAATAATGAAATAAGAAACGAATAAAATTTCACTGAAACCTCACTCAATGAGCTGATTCAACCAAGTTACCAATTGTCCACTGCATATAAaacaatgtttatatatatatatatttgattgaatttagtTTTGGAGAAGAATGGATTTAGGAGTTACAAGAATCATTTATAGGAATGAAAGCTGGTGTCCTGCTGGTAACCTCTAGGATAAACGAAATTAACTTGGATTCAAGTAGAATCTCCCTCTGAGTTGTTGCAACCGGATGAGATATCCGTCTGTGAAAGGGGCAGTCCAGTCCAATTGACGGTTGGACTGTTTGAGAGGTCAaacttgttgattttttaaaaataatgttcaaaataattttatataattaaattattaattattaaatatataatcataattattttggtataaaaataaatttaatatgatgatatacatacTCAAGATGAGATTTTAGGTTCAACTTTCAATggtgaattaaaaaattatattttcttttgaccAAATCAAACCCAAGTTTTTATTTGATCCAATCATTCGAACTAACAAATCCAATCCCATTTTTAAATCATGATCTTTGTAATCATCCAATAGTTCAAATAGGTTTTAAGAGATAATAGTAAGGTatcaaaaaatttgtaaaaaaaatccatcaatTCACTTGAATGTCTAATATGAAacagggaaaaagactattttcaacccaaattttagtctactatcaaaattttatccataataatTGAAAAGCCTAAACACCCATCAATAGATTAACTGTCgttcaaattttagttaaagacAGAggtaatatctttattttatctataaactttaaaattttaaaatttttatgatttccctcattcaaattttaaaaactaacatttcaacccatccttaaagtttgaaaagttcataTTTCACTTCTagggtttgttttcttctttggcCACATCATTCCAACTAACGACCGGTGTTTTCCACTGATCTTTTATCTTTGGCTACAAAGGACGATGAAATATGATCTTTCGTTGTCCAGATCTAAAAGACAAAGCATCATCCAGATCTGAAAGAAGAGATTGTCCTTCGTCACGTCATTTAAAAGTGATGACGAagtgtcgtccttcgtcatGTCACCCAGACAATGAAGGACAATGTTTCGTCATTTATTGTCATCATGTCTGGATGAtgcgacgaaggacgacgaaacATTATCTTTCATCTCTTCTTTCATATTTGGATGACAAAGAATCGTCTTTCGTAACTGGAGATGGAAGATTAATGGAAAGCATCAGCCGTCGGTCGAAATGATAGTGGTTGGAGAAGAAAGCAAATCttaagggtgaaatctaaactttttaaactttgaagatcgattgaagtattagtttttaaaacctgcaggggaaaaataataaaaaatttaaagttttaaaatttataagtaaaatgatgattttatccttatttttaactgaaaatttaaatgataattgatttatagataagtatttagattttttattgattataaatataattaactatAGCGAAAAAATATCCTTTTCCCTACgtaacatataataaaactattctCAATGTGCAAGCTGACTTTGCTCAGCTAGTGCTACTCTTTCTTTTGGCCTGATCTCGTAAAGAGAGGAAGGCTTATGAATGACCAATCTCTGGAGGAAGATTATGTATGATTCTGCTTCTGTCTGGTCGTACTAGGATTAAGGTCTCACTACTTATAATGTGAATCCTTCCCAAGGAAATGCCATGCGTACTACCTGTTGTCTCATCACGACCAAAAAAGAAGCAATCCTTCAGGTCCCTGTTCGcatactgaaaaaaaaaaaaaaaaactccttaTGATAATAatgtacataaaataaatttagacaTTATTTTTTGGAATAAAATCGTTATAATATTCCTAAATGATTTCTAATAAATCAAAAAGGAATAAATACTGATAAGCTCCAAAAGACAAGCTcggtgtgttttttttttaaataaaaaatcttatttaaattagattattatattaaaattaaattaattatattaaacaaaataaactttaatttaataactaattttataattattaaattaaataaataaaaaatttaatcgtaatatattaataaaatatatttgaatttacaaCTTTCAAAATTGTATTGAATTCTATCCTCCTTTTAtcaaatatgtgtatatatatatatatatatatatatatatatatatatatatatataaaagcataaCATCACCCAAAAGGAGCATTTGATAGACAGCGAcgtctttttatttatatcggCCAAACGATTATATCCCACCTAAACTATGCTGCATTTTCAAAGTTCTCCTTAATAATTATGGAAATACCGTTTATCCACCCatcaacagttaaaattaacagtaatgagagtaaaattgttattttatatttaatattaaaaataaacttaaatatgatttcatttctctccttaaatttaaaaaactaacttttctttcctaggccaagtttgaaaatatcacatttccccccttagggtttagtttccaaaccccttcactttctctggCACCATCGAAGccatctctccctcccgaccGTTTCTCTTTCACCGATGACCCTCCTCAACTCCACTTCAACCCATTCGGTACCGAgagaagtcgtctgggaagagaaatcatcttcccagacaacgaatataaatagattgaatataaataaatagatcaatcgatctcatcttcgttgtctggaaagacgatttctcttcccataCGACTTCTCTCGGCGTTGGATGGGTTGGAGTGGAGTTGAGgagggtcgtcggtggaagagaaacggTCAGGAAGGAGAGACGGTCGGCGATGGCatcggagaaagtgaaggggtttgaaaactaaaccctacggggagaaatgtgatcttttcaaacttggcttagaggagaaaagttagtttttaaactttttagaGAGGGGGAAATAAGCTTAAATTTTCAGGgattagggttccgttaaatttaactggccataggtgggtaaacggtatttctatagttaatggAGAGAATTTTaggaattcagcatagtttgggtgggaaatagtcgtttggctaTTTATATTTGCAAAAGGATGACATATTTTGTCGCATTAGTTACGTGTTTCATCACTAAACCACTGATCCAATCAACGTAAatcaaaatgacaaaataataaggccaaaggacaatttcccacccaaaggaATGTTGCATGCCCAAGTTTCCCTCCTTTAACTTTGACAAtctcaaatactcacctataaacagttaaaattaataatagtaaaaataaaatcgtcactttttttataatattaaaaataaactaaaatataatctctttttgcttccttaaattttaaaaactaaaagtttttttccaacctaagttttaaaaaatgacagttttcttctagggtttcgttttgagaTCTCCGACTTTATCTCTTGTTTCATTGCAGGCGACCTCTCTCTCCAGAACTTCCTCTCCCTTCGGCGgtctctctcctcccatttggatgcccGATCAACATTGGAGGAGCCGTagaagacgaagacgacaacTTCGTCTTGGGAGGACAAAAAACTTTGTCTTCCACGGCTCCTCCCACATCGATCGGGCATTCAAATAGGTAGAGAGAGACCATCGGAGGGAGATAAAGCTTTAGGAGAGAGAAACCGTTGGTAATGGAGCTAGAGATCTCGAAACCAAACTCTAGGgagaaactatcattttttaaaacttaggctgggggaaacttttagtttttaaagtttaagggggtaaaaagagataaattttaagaggttagagtttcattaattttaactactcatgagtAGGTATTTGAGATTATCGAAATTAAAGAGATAAAACTTGGGACTGCAGtatattttgggtggaaaatagtcctttggccaaataataataataataataataataataataaggcaaAGTGACTTATTCCCATCAAAGTACAGTGCAATcctaattttatattcatttatttttaaaaatttatttatttgttaaaaatttttattattatcataaataaaattattatctaacaaaagtatttaaaaaataaaaatttattacatttctcttgttaatttaaaaatttaataattttctttcattcaaaatttaaaaatttatcttttttcttttagattttatttttacttatcttCTCTAATGAGCGTTTTCTGACAATCACGAACCTTCTTCTTTTGCCACGAATGACCATTAATATTGGTTGGAATAGATGGCCTGAAGACAAGCATTTCTCGGGATCTTTGTTGACTCTTTTTAGCAACTACTAAAAAAGACTCAGACAAAGATCCAAGAAACAT includes:
- the LOC123226314 gene encoding uncharacterized protein LOC123226314, which translates into the protein MQQNFYFTALLILMLFIFSSNTSARFIVQKQGLEGVTGKGIASEVSPEQMENLMGIETCENEDEECLQRRLISEAHLDYIYTQKLKPCLFFFFGMYLYPPSPSYTIPNFQHFLISLFLSLSLCLIYCDNMKQNFCFTALIFLILFLFSSNTSALFIVRKQGLEGVRVKEIASEVSTEQMENLMGIETCENGDEECLKGRLISEAHLDYIYTQKLKP